One Deltaproteobacteria bacterium DNA window includes the following coding sequences:
- a CDS encoding cupin domain-containing protein: MTIPTQPLDPEKQPALTRVDTYSDWREREGVPLVGGIYIEDMKAVEVGPWARKGDGVKGALCYLDGDNGGDEHIVELPPGGYTAPLRHMYTEAIYVVSGHGSCSVWREGGEKQTFEWGPGSYFVPPTNAWHQFFNASLSQPARWFSVTDLPQIFRQWNSEHFIFNNNYDFDDRFQGEPDYFTAEAKLYRGRVWETNFIPDIRKLPLYEWKSRGGGGTNAFMVMGSGLMESHVSRFESGYYKKSHRHGPGAHLYIIEGTGYVLTQRGDEERIRCDWKEGSLYLSGAGQGLWLHQHFNVGETPATYLVMNQGLSRKYAVNRWQAQESTVLRTGEVSGKKGGYQVEYEDEDPEIHRIFEEELSKRGITCRMKNMVPWCTGVGGAEAVKVLFPDEHGNMPGEQGNLPDAEGSFID, encoded by the coding sequence GTGACCATACCCACCCAACCCCTGGACCCGGAGAAGCAGCCCGCGCTCACCCGCGTCGATACCTACTCCGATTGGCGCGAACGCGAGGGCGTCCCGCTGGTGGGCGGGATCTACATCGAGGACATGAAGGCCGTGGAGGTGGGGCCGTGGGCGCGCAAGGGCGACGGGGTCAAGGGAGCGCTGTGCTACCTGGATGGCGACAACGGCGGCGACGAGCACATCGTCGAGTTGCCGCCCGGGGGCTACACCGCGCCGCTACGGCACATGTACACCGAGGCCATCTACGTGGTATCGGGGCACGGCTCCTGCTCGGTGTGGCGCGAGGGCGGGGAGAAGCAGACCTTCGAGTGGGGACCCGGCAGCTACTTCGTGCCGCCCACCAACGCCTGGCACCAGTTCTTCAACGCCAGCCTGTCCCAGCCGGCGCGCTGGTTCTCCGTGACCGACCTGCCTCAGATCTTCCGGCAGTGGAACAGCGAACATTTCATCTTCAACAACAACTACGATTTCGACGACCGTTTCCAGGGTGAGCCGGACTACTTCACGGCCGAGGCCAAGCTCTACCGCGGCCGGGTGTGGGAGACCAACTTCATCCCCGACATCCGCAAGCTGCCCCTCTACGAGTGGAAGAGCCGAGGCGGCGGCGGCACCAACGCCTTCATGGTCATGGGCTCCGGCCTGATGGAATCCCACGTGTCCCGCTTCGAATCCGGCTACTACAAGAAGTCCCACCGCCACGGACCCGGCGCGCACCTCTACATCATCGAGGGCACGGGCTACGTGCTGACCCAGCGGGGCGACGAGGAACGCATCCGCTGCGACTGGAAGGAAGGCAGCCTCTACCTCTCCGGCGCCGGACAGGGCCTGTGGCTGCACCAGCACTTCAACGTCGGCGAGACCCCGGCCACCTACCTGGTGATGAACCAGGGCCTGTCGCGCAAGTACGCGGTCAACCGCTGGCAAGCCCAGGAATCCACGGTGCTCCGCACCGGCGAGGTCAGCGGCAAGAAGGGCGGCTACCAGGTAGAGTACGAGGACGAAGACCCCGAGATCCACCGGATCTTCGAGGAAGAGCTGTCCAAGCGCGGCATTACCTGCCGGATGAAGAACATGGTGCCGTGGTGCACCGGCGTGGGCGGCGCGGAAGCGGTCAAGGTCCTGTTCCCGGACGAGCACGGCAACATGCCCGGCGAGCAGGGCAACCTCCCGGACGCGGAAGGCAGCTTCATCGACTGA